The Chloroflexota bacterium DNA segment ATTTTTGCTGTTTGGCGTGCTGGTTGGAGCTTTGCCCTGGATTTTGTACGCCCTCTCACATGATGTAACGGTGCTGCTGGCTGAGTTGGGCGGCAGCGCCATCGCCGGAGCTTTCCCGAATCACTGGTTGGTGCAATTGTGGGAGCATGTGTGGACCTTGATCTTATTTGGCAGCACAGCGCTCTTTGGGCTGCGTCCCTCGTGGGGGATTCATTGGTTGGCCTTGCCATTGCTCCCGGTTGTGCTGGTCTTCTGGATGGCGGTGCTGGTACACATGGGTAGGCGTTTGCGACGGGAGCAGAATCAGCGCCTGGGGGCTGGTTTGCTCATCGGGGTAGCACTCACGCTGGGGCTGGGTTTCGTCTTCACGCCTTTTGGCGGCGATCCATCAGGGCGTTATTTTCTCCCGGTTTATATCCCTATGGCGCTCTTTGCGGCTGAATTTCTTCTTTGGATGCGGGAAGAGCAGGGACGCTGGGTGTGGCTATTTCTGGGGCTGGTGCTTGGCTATAATTTATGGGGTACGCTACAGAGCGTTGCCCTAAACCCGCCGGGAATCACCACGCAGTTTGATCATGTCGCCCAGATTGATCACGCCTATATGGATGAGCTGATTGAATTTTTGCAGGCCAATGGTGAGACACGCGGCTACACCAATTATTGGATCAGCTATCCCCTGGCCTTTCGATCATCTGAAGAAATAATCTTTATCCCCACGCTGCCCTATCACGAAGATTTTCGCTATACGGGGCGCGATGACCGCTATCCGCCTTACACGAAAATGGTCGCGGAGAGTGAACGCGTGGCGTATATCACCAGCAACCATCCCGCGCTGGATGACTGGCTGCGGGTGCAGTTGGATGGGCTGGGGGTTGAGTATTTAGAGCACCAGATTGGCGATTATCATCTGTTCTATGCGCTTTCGCGCGCCGTGCGTTTGCCATCTTTTGATCAGACCGCTGCCGCGCGCAGCCTGGAGTGTATGCGTTATGCCAACAAGGTTGAAGAATAACCCCCTGGCTCCGGCGCTGGTCACCGGTCTGGTGCTGGCGGTTTATGTGTTGGTTGTCATCTTGCAGGCGGGCGGTGATCCGCTGGCGTTGGCGCGCATTGGCACGCGCTTCAGCGAAGGCGATCCCCAGGGCAGCGAAGGCTATGATGGTCAGTTTGTGGTTTATATTGCCAGCGATCCTCAGCCGGATTCAGTGGCCGATCATTTGGATGTGCCGGCTTACCGTTACCAGCGGATTTTGCTCCCGGTGCTGGCGCGTCTGCTCGCGGGGGGCGCTGCGGGACGTATCCCGTGGGCGCTTGCCGTGATGGGGGTGGTGACTCAAACCCTGGGGACGTGGGCTGTGGCGGTTCTGCTCCGCCGCTGGAATGTCAGCCCGTGGTATGCGCTGATCTACGGCCTGTGGGTGGGATTTGTGCTGGCTGTGCGCCTCGATCTGCCGGAGCCGCTGGCCTACGGGTTGGTAGCGGCGGCGTTGCTGGCTATTGTGGATGAACGGCATGTTCTGGCCTGGGCGCTGTTGGCGCTGGCAATTTTTGCCAAAGACGTAGTATTGCCCTTCGCGGGGGCGTTGGGGTTGGTATATCTCTGGCGGCGCGAATGGCGGCGAGCGTTTGGTTTGGCGGCTGTCGCTGGGCTGCCGTTTGCCATATTCCAGTTTTGGCTGTGGCGGGTGTTTGGCGCGCCGGGGCTGGGTTCGGGCGGTGCGTATGCCACGCCATTTGAATGGATTCCCTTTATGGGGTTGTTGAGGCTGGGTTATTATGATCCTTCGCTATTGCTGGTGTATCTGGTAGTGTTTGGGCCATCCATCATTTTGCCGACGATTTGGGGTTTGGTCACTGCGGGGCGCAAATTGCTCGCCGGGGATGTAAATATCTGGAGCCTGGGATTGGTTCTGATGTCCCTCAGCGTGATTGTGCTGCCCTTTTCGACCTTTGCTGAACCGGGCGGTTTGTTGCGTTATGCTTGCGGTTTAGCGTTGGCGGGCTTGTTATTTGCAGCACGGTATAAACATCAACGGGCGTTGCGCTATGCGCCGCTTTGGCTGGCGATGAATGCAATTTTATGGGCGGGTGCAGGATGACGACACGACGATTGGTTTTCTGGATTACTTTATTGGCGATCTTTGCGATGGCCGCACGCATCTCTGTCGATACCGATAGCTGGTGGCATTTACGCGCCGGGCAGTGGATTGTGGAAAATCGGCAGGTATTGCAAACGGATCCTTTTTCATACACGCGTTACGAAGAAGCCTGGCATTACCCCGGCTGGCTGGCTGAGGTGCCCATGTATGCCATCTATCGGGCGTTTGGCCCCGGAGGGTTAAATTTGTGGACTGCGGCGATGGTAATGTTAACTTTCTGGTTTATTTGGAAAACATTAACAGGGGGCGAATTTTTACGAGCCTTTGTATTGATTTTAGCGGCGACATCCTCCGGCGTATATTGGGCGGCGCGGCCGCATCTGGTGACATTTGTTTTTTCCGCAGCTTATTTGTGGATACTGAATGACTGGTCGGATGATCGTTTGCCCTCCGTCTCACGGCGACTTTGGTGGCTGCCTGTGATGATGGTGTTGTGGGCGAATAGCCACGGTGGATTTGCGGTGGGTTTCATCATCTGGGGTGTGTATATGATTGGAAGGTTGAAAATTGAAGGTTTAAGGTTGGTTGAGAATAAACGCCAGGGCTCAATTTTTAACCTTCTACCTCCATCTCGACAGCTATTGATGGTGGGCGTTGCGATGATTGTCGCCGTCTGCCTCAACCCCTCTGGCCCGGTGATGTTGTTGTACGCGTTTAAGACGATCAATATTGGTGTGCTGCAAGATTTTATTCAGGAGTGGCAGTCGCCAAATTTCCACGAATGGGCGGTGCAGCCATTTATGTGGCTGGTGCTGATTCTGCTCGGTGTGCTGGGGGTCTCAAAGCAGCGCATTCGGCTCGAAGATTATTTATTGCTGGCTGGTTTTGGCTATCTCGGATTTGTGGCGGCGCGTAATATTGCCCTGTTTGCTTTGGCCGCGCCGATGGTGTTGACGCGTCATGCCGCGCCGCTGCTGGAGGAGCTGGGCGAGCGTTGGGGATTTCGGTTACCCGCACGGAGCCCCGCGCGCCTTGCACGGGGGCAATCTATTTTGAACTGGATTCTACTGGGGGTGTTGATTCTGGCTGTGGGGGTGAAATCCAGCCTGGTGATTCCACAGTCCGAAAATGAAACCCATTTTCGCGCTACCTTGCCGGTTGCCGCAGTGGAATATATCCGCGACGAACAACCCAACGGGCGCTTGTTCAACTCGTATAACTGGGGCGGCTATTTGCAGTGGGCGCTGCCGGAGTATCCGGTGTTTGTGGACGGGCGCACAGATTTGTATGGCGATGAAATTATTTTGCAGTGGATTCAGGTTGTGCAGGCCGATGATGGCTGGCAGACTGTGCTTGATGATTGGGATGTGAATCTGGTACTGATCGAACCGGTTCGCCCGTTGGCGCGCGAATTGGCAAATGAAGACTGGCAGTTGCTATATGAAGACGATTTGGCGGTAGTGTATGGACGGTAGGCTGGGCATGCAAAAGGAGCAACGTTGATGACGATTTCTAGCCTGGGGTTGTTTTTCCCCATGTACAATGAGCGAAAAAGTATTGAAAAATTTATAGGCCATATTGAACAAGAAGTTTCGCAAATAGGGATCGATGATTATGAGATTTTACTGGTAGACGATGGCAGCCGCGATGGCTGTGATCAGATCGTTGCCGAATGGGCGCAACGCAACCCGCATGTGCGTATGGTGCAGCATGAACAGAATCAGGGGTATGGCGCTGCGCTGCGCACCGGCTTTCTGGAAAGCCGCAAAGCGGTTGTGTTTTATACCGATACGGATTTGCCCGCCGATATCGCCGATCTGGAGCGGGCGCTGCCATTGATGGCTGAGGCGGACCTGGTGATTGGCTACCGGGTTGAACGCCATGAAACTTTGCGACGGGCAATTTATTCGCGCATCTACAATTTTCTAATGCGTTTGTTTTTCGACGTGCATGTACGGGATGTGAACTTTTCTTTCAAGGTAGTGCGTCGTGAAGTTTTGGATAAAATCCAGCTGACCGCGACTTCGGTATTTATCGATGGTCAGCTATTGGCCGAAGCCCGGCGCTATGGTTTTGCGATTGCTGAAATTCCGATTGAATACACGCCGCGCGAATTTGGTGTTTCAAATTTCGATAGTTTTCAGGCAGCCTGGTCAACCCTGACTGAGATGGTTATCTATTTGCTAAAAAAGTCCCAAAAGCCATAATCGCTGAACGAGTGTGAATTTTTATGTTAGAAGAAGCGCATCATAGCCTCCATACGTTGGAGAACGATCATTTTTGGTATGTGGGCGCACGCGCCGTATATCGAACTTTGTTGAATCTTGGGCTGGGAAACGGCCATCCTTCGCTACGGATAATTGAGGTGGGCTGTGGTTCTGGCGGCAATTTCAATTTACTCGAAAGCTATGGTCCTACGGTTGGCGTCGAAGTTTCGTCCCTGGCCCTGAGCCTGATTGCCCGGCCGCCAGCGTTGGGTCTGGTGCAAGCCAGCGCCGACGCTTTGCCGTTTGCCGCGGGCAGTTTTGATGGTGTGGCGTTGTTTGGCCTGATCGAGCACATGCCAGATGATTTGCTGACTTTGCAAGAAGCCCGGCGCATGTGCCGCTCCCGCGGGTGTGTGGTCTTGCTGACGAGCGCTTTTCCTTTCTTGTGGTTCACCACGATGAAGCTAACTTGCATCGGCGCCGGTATTATCGCCGGGAGTTGGTGCAAAAGTTGACGATGTCTGGGTTGCACCCGATACGGGTTTCATTTCAGAATTTTTTCACGTTTTTACCGGTCTGGATGACTCGTTGGTGGCAACGCCGATCACCGCGCCCGCCAGAGTATGATATGGGTACGCTATCCCGCGGCGTCAATGCGCTGCTAACCGGTTTGTTGCGTCTGGAGGCCTGGCTGATCCGCCGGGTTGCCCTGCCATTTGGCGTCGATTTGGTCGCTGTATGCCGCCCTTTAGAAAATCATGAATGAAATCGCCAAACTTATGNNNNNNNNNNNNNNNNNNNNNNNNNNNNNNNNNNNNNNNNNNNNNNNNNNNNNNNNNNNNNNNNNNNNNNNNNNNNNNNNNNNNNNNNNNNNNNNNNNNNGAATTGCCGCCCGCCGACCGGATTAGCTTGATCGATGTTCTTTACCTGATTCCATACCCTGAGCAAGAGCGTCTGCTGGAAAGCGCCGTCGCCCGCTTGAACCCGGGCGGCAAATTACTGCTCAAGGAGATGAGCCAACATCCCCGCTGGAAGTTTGCCTGGAACTGGCTGGAAGAATGGCTGGCCGTACGCGTGATGGGCATCACATTTGGCGAGCATTTTTATTTTCGCACAGAGCAAGATTGGCAAGAAACCCTGCAAAATCTGGGTTTGAAGGTTAAAATCGTTTATCTGGATCAGGGTTATTTGCATCCCCATATATTATTTGTTGGCGAGAAAGTTTGAAAAAATCATTGGAACAAAAAAAAGATAGCACAACTAAACTCATTATCAACGCTGATGATTTTGGTTGGACCGATGGGCATAATCTGGCTGTGGAGCAAGCGCATGTGAAGGGGATTCTCACTCGTGCCTCGTTGATGTGTACGGGGACGGGTTTTCGTGAAGCGGTTGAGATGGCGCGGCGTTTGCCTGAACTCGGGGTGGGGGTGCATTTAACATTGAATGAAGGCCTACCCCTGTTGCCGCCACAACAATTGCCAAACCTCACAAGACCGGATGGTCATTTCCATGATTCCCTGCGGGCGTTGATCGAACGCAATGTGCAGGGCTACTTGCAAACGGATGAAGCTCTCGCCGAGTGGCGCGCCCAAATTGAGTGTGCCTTGAGCGCGGGCATTACCATCACCCATTTGGACGCGCACAAGCATGTTCACATGTTGCCTCCGCTGCGCAGCGCGATGATTGTTTTGGCTCAGGAATATCAGATCGAGTATGTGCGCTTGCCTCTTGAAAAATTCTCTCTCTCTGCTGTTCAGCGCGGGCCGGGTTGGGCAGGTTTGTGGCTGTTAGCCTGGATTGCGCGCAGGCATTTTGTAGAGGCCGGGCTTCAATTTGCCGATACATTTGTCGGCGTTGCAGTGAGCGGCGCGATGACGCAAACACGACTTCAGAAAGCAATCGCCAGCGCGCAGGGCGTTACCGAGATTATGGTGCATCCGGCGGTAATTACCCCGGCTGTTGCCCAGCTTCAGCACCAATATCGCTGGGCGGCCCAATATCGATTTGAGGAAGAATTGAATGCGCTGATCCACGCTGGAAGTGTGAAAGTTTAACGTATGAAAACAGTCCGAAATAGCTTTGGGAAGTTTTTGCGAGACAAGGATATTTATTTCTATCCCTATGCATTTGCTGGCTTCCCGCTCTTCTCTTTGTATGTCAATAACGCCGATAAGCTACGCTTTCAAGAAGTTGTTGGCGTGGTTCTAATGGTATTGGCTTTGACGGCGATTTTTATCCGCATTTTGAAGCGCGCGATGCGCCGACCGCATAAAGCGGCGTTATTGGTATCCATGTTTTGGCTGGTTTTCTTCTCGTATGAGCATGTCATCAACGCGGTTGGGTAAATCCTCAATGCTATCGGGTTATTCGAGAAAATGCACACCCTGCTGCGCGGCAATCTGGCCGATATTTTCTGGTTGTCGCTGTGGGGAATTCTACTTTTTCTGATGATCTTTTCGGTATTGAAATATCGTAAAGACCTGGCTTTTGTCGGCCGGCTTTTTAACGTCCTAGGCGTTGGTGTCTTGGGGGCTGTTTTTCTCAACTGGGGTTTGGTGAATTTTCGGCAACCACATGACGAGATAAAAAATTATATCCGCGACTGGCAGCAGTATGTCGCGGCCGAATCGCTGGTCGAAGTTGCCCCACAGAGCGATCAATTACCCGATATTTATTATATTATTATGGATGGCCTGGGGCGGGCGGATGTGTTGGAAGAATACTACCAGGTAGATACACATGCTTTCACATCGGCGTTGGAAGAAATGGGTTTTTATATCGCTGATGCCAGTTATGCCAATTATCACTGGACGCTTTTCTCGGTAGCCTCTTCATTAAATTTTATGTATCTCGATGATCTGGCCGCGGCAATGGGGCCAGAAACTGTCAGCTTGACGCCCCCGGAAGCGATGATTGAAAATAATCGCTTGTTTGCGCAATTGAAATCGCAGGGCTATCAAATTATTACCTTTGCCGATGGCTATGCCCCCATCGATATTACCAGCGGCGATGTGTATCTTTCATCCAGGCGTTGGATGTTGAACGCTTTTCAAAATGAAATCTTCAACACCACGCCTTTGCCAGCCCTGTTTCGCGCTTTAGCTTTACGCTCCCCTTATGATCTTCATCGTGAGCATGTATTATTTGCGTTTGATCATCTGGCCGACATGAGCCGCGATGCTGGCCCTAAATTTGTATTCGCGCATATCATCGCGCCGCACCCTCCCTTTGTTTTCGACGCCCAGGGCGATGCTGTGCGCCCTACATCCAATTTTTCGCTACTGGATGGTTCACAATTTTTGGAAAATGGCACGCGTGCAGACTATATTGAAGGCTATCGAATGCAAACAACCTACGTGCTGGAGCGGCTGCGCCTGGAAGTGGAGCGAATTCTGGCTCAAAGCGAGCGCCCGGTTGTGATGTTGATTCAGGCCGATCACGGCCCTGGCGCCTATTGGGATATTCGTAGCGCCGAGAACACCGACCTGCATGAACGGTTGGCAATTTTCAACGCCTATTATTTCCCGGACGGAAATTATGCCGCCTTGTATCCTGAGATTACGCCGGTCAACTCTTTTCGGGTAGTCTTGAACACCTATTTGAATACCACATTAGAACTTTTACCCGACCGGAACTATTTTTTCCCATTGACGAATCCATATTTGATGATGGATGTGACGGACGAATTGAACGATTGAAAGGCAGATAAATGAAAATATTAATAGTAGCAAGCTCTATTTTTGCATGGCTGAAGCGTGATGGCGCTTATCTGGATCCGGGATCGGGAAGTTTCTTCCTGCAAGTATTATTAGCCGCCCTTCTGGGCGCGTTGTTTGTACTGCGCACGTATTGGGCGAAAATAAAACAAGCCCTAAGTAACTTGTTTAACCGCCACAAACCCGGGGATGTGGATGAAACCGAATAAACGTGAATCAGCTTCCTTCCGAGATCCGAGCGGCTTTCTCTTTTGGCAGGATGGCGCGCTGTTTCGGCAGGTGAATCGGGCTTATCAAGCCGATTATGATTTGCTGATCGAGTCAAGCTTGTACCAAAACCTGGTGAATGATGGTTTACTAATTCCCCATCAGGAGGTGGATGTTGAGCCTTACGATGCCGAGAATGTCTATCGAATCATTCACCCTGAGCGAATCGCATTTATATCTTATCCATACGAATGGAGTTTCGGGCAATTAAATGCGGCGGCATTGCTCACGCTGGCTATTCAGCAGCGCGCCCTGGCACATGGCATGTCGCTGAAAGATAGCAGCGCCTATAATATTCAATTCTGGCGCGGCAAACCGGTTTTGATCGATACGCTTTCTTTTGAGAAATATAAAGAGGGCTTGCCCTGGGTTGCCTATCGACAGTTTTGCCAACACTTTTTGGCGCCGCTGGCGTTGATGAGTTATCGAGATGTGCGTTTGAGTCAATTGCTGCGAATCTATATCGACGGCATTCCCCTTGATTTAGCCAGCCGCCTTTTGCCGCTGCGCACGCGTTTAAATTTCCCTTTGTTAACTCATATACATATCCATGCGGCGGCCCAACAAAGATATGCCGGACAAAAGGTGGAGCTTGACCAGCCTCGCCGGGAAGTCAGCAAAACAGGCATTTTGGGAATTCTTGGCAGCCTGGAAGCCATCATCCAAAAACTAACCTGGCAACCTGCGGGAACTGCCTGGGTGGATTATGGTGTGACTCATAATTATTCTGAATCTTCGCTTGAGCATAAAAAGAAAATAGTAGGCTCATTTTTGAGCCGCATAGCGCCAGAGAATGTTTGGGATATGGGCGCCAACACCGGAGTTTTTAGCCGCCTCTCCAGCCAACGCGGTATTCCCACACTGGCATGGGATATTGACCCCGGCGCTGTTGAATTGAATTATCAGCAGGGCGTGGCGGAAAATGATGAAAATTTGCTTCCGCTGCTTCTCGATCTGACCAACCCCAGCCCAAACCTTGGCTGGCAGAATCGTGAGCGCCTCTCTATTCAGGAACGCGGCTCTGTCGATATGGTGTTGGCATTGGCATTGGTTCACCATTTAGCCATTGCGAATAATATTCCGCTTGACCAGATTGCGCGCTTTTTTGCCAACTTGGGGACATGGTTGGTGATTGAGTTTGTCCCCAAAAGCGACTCTCAAACGCAAAAGTTATTGGCTGCGCGTGAAGATATTTTNNNNNNNNNNNNNNNNNNNNNNNNNNNNNNNNNNNNNNNNNNNNNNNNNNNNNNNNNNNNNNNNNNNNNNNNNNNNNNNNNNNNNNNNNNNNNNNNNNNNGATTTTCTGGCGCGCTGGATGGGGGCGCACAAGTGGCTGCTGGAAGGGCTTAGCCCTTACGATCCGCAGGTAAGTTTGGCTACGCAAGAAATGATCTATGGCCGCCCGGCAGACCCGGCCAAAGATGAAGATATTGGGCACTTTGTATATCCGCTGCCTTCGATGGTATTCTTCGCCCCCTTCGGCGTGTTCGATTACCCGCTTGCCCGCGCTTTGTGGATGACCACCCTGGAGCTTGCTCTGGCCGCACTGACGCTGATCAGCTTGCGGCTGGTGGCGTGGCGTCCCTCACCCTGGCAAATGGCGCTTATGTTCCTCTTCAGTGTGCTATGGTATCACGGCGCGCGCACCATCATTGTGGGCCAGTTTGCAGCCATAGAAGCCTTGCTGATCGCTGCCGCGCTCCTGTTTATTTTACGTGAACAAGATGGACTGGCCGGGTTCCTTTTAGCCCTCGGTGTGGCGAAGCCGCAAATGCTGTATCTGATTCTGCCGTTTATTCTGTTGTGGGCTTATTCGCAGCGGCGTTTTCGTTTGATCTGGGGGTTTTTGGTTAGCTCTGCGTTGATATTTGTGATCTCATTGGCCTTCATCCCCAACTGGCCTGTGCAAATGATCTGGCAGATGCTGGATTACCCGGAATATTCCGACCGCATCGGTTCGTTGATTTCCATTATCACATCACCGTTACCGGGGATTCAACCCCAACTCAATGCTGCGTTGTGGATATTCTTGTGGGGATATTTGCTGGTGGAGTGGGTATTAGCCTGGAAGAAAGGGCCGCGCTGGTTCTTGTGGACTGCGGCAATGACACTGGTATTAACCAATTTTCTTACCGCCCGCGCCGCGACCACAAATTATGTCATGATGATCCCTGCGCTGATTCTGATTTTCAGGGTTTGGGTGGAGCGTTGGGGGAAGAAGGGACAGGCTGTAGTCTGGGGAGTGATGGCCGTGGCTCTGGTTGGTTTATGGGTTTTATTTATCCAAACAGTGCAAGGGAATCTGGAGCAGCCCGCTATGTATGTCCCTTTGCCTCTGTTCTGTCTTTTGGGCCTGTGGTGGGTGCGTTGGTGGTTCGTGCGCTCGGCATTTTTACCCGCCGAAGAAATCTAGGATGAATGCCAGGTGAAATCAAATTATTCGAAGCCAAGCCCCTTGCTCAAATCGGAATGGATATGGCTGGTGGGGATATTTCTCTTTGCGCGCTTGCTCTATAGTGGCGTCGGTATTCTAACGTTGAGGGGTGATCCCCTTGAGGAGATGTGGCGCAGAATTCCGGCTGATGATATTTATCAGTCGCGTGCGTTAACCGTCCCCGACTGGGGGGAAGGTTCTCGTCTGCTGGTGGATAATTGGTATCGATGGGATACTGGCTGGTACCTGAAAATAGCCGCTTTGGGCTACGATGCTCAGGATGGAAGCATTATCTTTGCGCCGCTATATCCCTTGCTCATTCGCTTGATTCAACCAATTTTAGGCGGGCATTATTTGCTGGCCGCGCTCCTGATTTCAAACGCGGCATGTTTTGCAGTTTTAGCTTTATTCTATCGTCTGGCATTGAGTGAGTCATTTACCACTGATGAAGCCCGTCGGGCTGTGGTTTTGTTTCTGGCCTTTCCAACAGGGTTCTATCTCTTCGCTGCCTATTCCGAGGCGCTATTTCTGGCGTTTGCACTGGCTACATTCCTGATGGCGAAACACAAACGCTGGTTTTGGGCCGGGGTCATGGCGGCCTTGGCGGCGCTGGCGCGCCTGAATGGCTGGATACTTTCGATCCCATTGGCCTGGCTCTTGTTTACGGACGAATGGCTGGCTGCTCCTGGAAGCCCGGGTGTTGAAGTCCGCAATGTGTTGCGTGCCTTGCGAACACGCGCCGGTTGGCAGCGTGTGTGGGCGTGTTTGCGGTCGCCATCTATTCTTGCCGTCCTGCTGCCTATCCTGGCATTTTTGGTTGCCGCGCATATCGCCCAGAATCACGCCCCCAATAACATTATTGATTTTAGTTTGCTGTTTCTCTTTCTCTTCATTTGTGTGGTCGGCGCATCGCAAATCAACCCCAGCTTGAGTCTCTATAATCTGGCTACGCTGGGGATGACCATGATGCGCGGGCATATCTTTCCCCTGGCGGGTTTTTCACGTTATATGCTCTCATTTTTCTCAGGCTTCTGGATATTAGGCCGTTGGAGCGCGCGGCGCTGGCTGTTTTACCTGCTCCTCAGTAGCTTCCTTATCGTTCAGAGCATTCTTTTGTGGTTGTTTTTTAAAGGGTTATGGGTCGCCTGAAAGATTGGTTTTCCAGTCTCGGCGAGCGCAAGCTCATTGTGGTGGGCAGTTTGCTCGCGCTGGCGCTGANNNNNNNNNNNNNNNNNNNNNNNNNNNNNNNNNNNNNNNNNNNNNNNNNNNNNNNNNNNNNNNNNNNNNNNNNNNNNNNNNNNNNNNNNNNNNNNNNNNNAGTCTCGGCGAGCGCAAGCTCATTGTGGTGGGCAGTTTGCTCGCGCTGGCGCTGATCCTGCGCTTACTGGCAATTTCTTCGCGCCCTTTTTGGTACGATGAAGCCTTCTCGGCGTTATTCGCGTCGAGTGGCCCGCAAGCCATGCTGGGCGGCACGCTGGATGGACAGGCGGGCAGCGCTGCCGAAGAACACCCCCTTTTGTATTACACTCTGTTGTGGGGTTGGATGCGCGTCCTGGGCGAGTCGCCGGGAGTGGTGCGCGGCCTGTCTGTGCTGGCCGGTTTGGGCGTTGTGACGCTGGCCTATTTGTTGGGACGCAGCCTGTTCGATGATCGCTTCGGCCTACTGGCAGGGGGGATGGTTGCGCTCGCGCCTTTTCAAATTCATTATGCGCAAGAGGTACGTATGTATGCCCTGATGGCTTTCTGGCTACTGGGGGCGACTTATGCTCTCTGGCGGGGGATGCGCACGCGCCTGTGGGGGTGGTGGTTGGTATTCATGCTGTGCGCGGCTCTGGTGCAATACACCCACAATTTGAGCGCTTTCTTTTTGCTGCCATTGGCGTTTACCCCGTTGCTGGCGCGCGATTGGCATTCCTTGCGAGCCACAGCGCTGAGTGGCGTAGGCGCGCTCTTGCTGTATGCCCCCTGGTTGTTGCGTCTACCGGCTCAATTTGCCAAAATTCAGGGCAATTTCTGGACCCCGCGTCCCGACCCCACGCGGCTGATGACAACCTTGTTGAGCTTTATCACCAATCTACCCTTGCCCGGCCTGTGGTTGGGCGTGGGGTTGTTCATTACGCTGATGTTGACGGCCCTTGGGGGCTGGCAAACCTTGCGAGCCTGGCGCGCCCACCGCGAGGGAGTCCGTCGCGGCCTGTGGTTGGGCTATCTGGCCGCTGCCCCGGTGCTCCTA contains these protein-coding regions:
- a CDS encoding glycosyltransferase family 2 protein, yielding MTISSLGLFFPMYNERKSIEKFIGHIEQEVSQIGIDDYEILLVDDGSRDGCDQIVAEWAQRNPHVRMVQHEQNQGYGAALRTGFLESRKAVVFYTDTDLPADIADLERALPLMAEADLVIGYRVERHETLRRAIYSRIYNFLMRLFFDVHVRDVNFSFKVVRREVLDKIQLTATSVFIDGQLLAEARRYGFAIAEIPIEYTPREFGVSNFDSFQAAWSTLTEMVIYLLKKSQKP
- a CDS encoding class I SAM-dependent methyltransferase, producing the protein MLEEAHHSLHTLENDHFWYVGARAVYRTLLNLGLGNGHPSLRIIEVGCGSGGNFNLLESYGPTVGVEVSSLALSLIARPPALGLVQASADALPFAAGSFDGVALFGLIEHMPDDLLTLQEARRMCRSRGCVVLLTSAFPFLWFTTMKLTCIGAGIIAGSWCKS
- a CDS encoding methyltransferase domain-containing protein yields the protein ELPPADRISLIDVLYLIPYPEQERLLESAVARLNPGGKLLLKEMSQHPRWKFAWNWLEEWLAVRVMGITFGEHFYFRTEQDWQETLQNLGLKVKIVYLDQGYLHPHILFVGEKV
- a CDS encoding ChbG/HpnK family deacetylase; the protein is MKKSLEQKKDSTTKLIINADDFGWTDGHNLAVEQAHVKGILTRASLMCTGTGFREAVEMARRLPELGVGVHLTLNEGLPLLPPQQLPNLTRPDGHFHDSLRALIERNVQGYLQTDEALAEWRAQIECALSAGITITHLDAHKHVHMLPPLRSAMIVLAQEYQIEYVRLPLEKFSLSAVQRGPGWAGLWLLAWIARRHFVEAGLQFADTFVGVAVSGAMTQTRLQKAIASAQGVTEIMVHPAVITPAVAQLQHQYRWAAQYRFEEELNALIHAGSVKV
- a CDS encoding SAM-dependent methyltransferase, translating into MKPNKRESASFRDPSGFLFWQDGALFRQVNRAYQADYDLLIESSLYQNLVNDGLLIPHQEVDVEPYDAENVYRIIHPERIAFISYPYEWSFGQLNAAALLTLAIQQRALAHGMSLKDSSAYNIQFWRGKPVLIDTLSFEKYKEGLPWVAYRQFCQHFLAPLALMSYRDVRLSQLLRIYIDGIPLDLASRLLPLRTRLNFPLLTHIHIHAAAQQRYAGQKVELDQPRREVSKTGILGILGSLEAIIQKLTWQPAGTAWVDYGVTHNYSESSLEHKKKIVGSFLSRIAPENVWDMGANTGVFSRLSSQRGIPTLAWDIDPGAVELNYQQGVAENDENLLPLLLDLTNPSPNLGWQNRERLSIQERGSVDMVLALALVHHLAIANNIPLDQIARFFANLGTWLVIEFVPKSDSQTQKLLAAREDI
- a CDS encoding DUF2029 domain-containing protein produces the protein DFLARWMGAHKWLLEGLSPYDPQVSLATQEMIYGRPADPAKDEDIGHFVYPLPSMVFFAPFGVFDYPLARALWMTTLELALAALTLISLRLVAWRPSPWQMALMFLFSVLWYHGARTIIVGQFAAIEALLIAAALLFILREQDGLAGFLLALGVAKPQMLYLILPFILLWAYSQRRFRLIWGFLVSSALIFVISLAFIPNWPVQMIWQMLDYPEYSDRIGSLISIITSPLPGIQPQLNAALWIFLWGYLLVEWVLAWKKGPRWFLWTAAMTLVLTNFLTARAATTNYVMMIPALILIFRVWVERWGKKGQAVVWGVMAVALVGLWVLFIQTVQGNLEQPAMYVPLPLFCLLGLWWVRWWFVRSAFLPAEEI